From one Thunnus maccoyii chromosome 6, fThuMac1.1, whole genome shotgun sequence genomic stretch:
- the LOC121899338 gene encoding zinc transporter 1 isoform X2 produces MRVLHWCVLGLTTLLLACEVTISQLCNSLITLVVAFQTLFILMWMALPPIQSANVKRSQPSSLDAAASPPHAPSSSSALPSIPATESSIEPSRVLQTATDESSVPVEPPNPQPNHETASVVNSHELISPNISPPALVCGLSYADSRSEAFGAFFNVLVLASLSMSYLLEIIGFFMDPEPVQRPLLLVVVGAVSLLHKILVLGLNWDQLQGERGWAARGQETECHLEVNHKALAEEENQTEPRQVLDDVSQVQSAVDDVLHNGALVLCNPGASTIPETDSQAPEQQQEVHPHPAAPQDSQDCEVEKGVVDLKACKCESHSKDIAEISKDSTCVGHLDNEKAVCKSTHHNESPVPSSRWPVCLLLFVFVIQDLLTSVLGLINSLVMLLVGPHCLHSSGPCSLLVYLDPCLSVLAVITLMTIVTPQGRRFGLLLLQGIPPHICVSDLGQRIMSVPGVQAVHDLHIWQLTDSLMVASVHVHCHAGFPTHRCADLMLGVTKVLQSVGVSCCTVQPEFVACSASSAGSQGGASPVVEDPSLPPVLACSLACGEACAGSMCCTPVGETKTKEEPEQTPVIENTNQ; encoded by the exons ATGAGGGTGCTACACTGGTGCGTACTGGGACTGACCACCCTGCTGTTGGCGTGTGAGGTCACCATCAGTCAGCTGTGCAACTCCCTCATCACCCTGGTGGTCGCGTTCCAGACACTCTTCATCCTCATGTGGATGGCTCTTCCTCCTATTCAAAGTGCAAATGTAAAAAGATCTCAGCCTTCCTCTCTGGACGCAGCTGCGTCTCCTCCACATGCTCCCTCCTCATCATCAGCACTTCCTTCCATCCCGGCCACAGAGTCATCCATCGAACCTTCACGTGTCCTGCAGACAGCCACCGATGAGTCAAGCGTTCCTGTTGAACCTCCCAATCCTCAGCCTAACCACGAAACAGCATCAGTGGTCAACTCTCATGAGCTCATCTCCCCAAATatctctcctccagctctcgTCTGCGGCCTGTCCTACGCTGACAGCAGGTCTGAGGCTTTCGGAGCTTTCTTTAATGTTCTCGTCCTGGCCTCTCTTAGTATGTCATACTTGCTGGAAATCATCGGCTTTTTCATGGATCCTGAACCAGTacagcgccccctgctgctTGTGGTTGTCGGAGCTGTCAGTCTGCTCCATAAAATCTTGGTGCTCGGGCTGAACTGGGATCAGCTGCAGGGCGAAAGGGGCTGGGCCGCCAGGGGGCAAGAGACCGAATGTCACCTTGAAGTCAACCACAAAG CCTTGGCTGAAGAGGAAAACCAGACTGAACCACGGCAAGTCCTGGATGATGTTAGCCAAGTCCAATCTGCTGTGGACGACGTGCTCCACAATGGGGCGCTTGTCCTCTGCAACCCGGGAGCCTCCACTATCCCTGAAACTGACTCTCAGGCCCCAGAGCAACAGCAAGAGGTCCACCCGCACCCAGCAGCTCCACAGGACAGCCAGGACTGTGAAGTAGAGAAGGGCGTTGTGGATTTGAAGGCCTGCAAGTGTGAGAGTCATTCAAAAGACATCGCAGAGATTTCTAAAGACAGTACCTGCGTAGGACATCTCG ACAATGAAAAAGCAGTCTGCAAGTCAACGCATCACAATGAGAGCCCTGTACCAAGCAGCCGGTGGCCAGTCTGTCTCCTTTTATTCGTCTTCGTCATTCAGGACCTGTTAACCTCCGTTCTCGGTCTGATCAACAGCCTGGTGATGCTGCTGGTCGGTCCACACTGCCTCCACAGCTCTGGGCCCTGCAGCCTACTGGTTTACCTGGATCCTTGCCTCTCCGTACTGGCTGTGATTACATTGATGACCATAGTTACGCCACAG GGTCGCAGGTttgggctgctgctgctacaggGCATACCTCCACACATTTGTGTGTCTGATCTTGGACAGAGGATTATGAGTGTGCCTGGAGTGCAGGCCGTGCATGACCTCCACATCTGGCAGCTGACTGATTCATTGATGGTGGCTTCTGTGCATGTGCACTGCCATGCTGGGTTTCCGACACACAG GTGTGCTGATCTGATGTTGGGGGTCACCAAAGTGCTGCAGAGTGTAGGAGTGAGCTGCTGCACCGTACAGCCAGAGTTTGTTGCCTGCTCAGCATCCTCTGCAGGCAGCCAGGGTGGCGCTTCCCCAGTCGTCGAGGACCCCTCCCTGCCTCCTGTCCTGGCCTGCAGCCTGGCCTGTGGAGAGGCCTGTGCTGGGAGTATGTGCTGCACTCCCGTcggggaaacaaaaacaaaggaagagCCTGAACAGACACCGGTGATCGAAAACACCAATCAATGA
- the LOC121899338 gene encoding zinc transporter 1 isoform X1, with protein sequence MTTIRAEEECGGTDRGRDVAGMRVLHWCVLGLTTLLLACEVTISQLCNSLITLVVAFQTLFILMWMALPPIQSANVKRSQPSSLDAAASPPHAPSSSSALPSIPATESSIEPSRVLQTATDESSVPVEPPNPQPNHETASVVNSHELISPNISPPALVCGLSYADSRSEAFGAFFNVLVLASLSMSYLLEIIGFFMDPEPVQRPLLLVVVGAVSLLHKILVLGLNWDQLQGERGWAARGQETECHLEVNHKALAEEENQTEPRQVLDDVSQVQSAVDDVLHNGALVLCNPGASTIPETDSQAPEQQQEVHPHPAAPQDSQDCEVEKGVVDLKACKCESHSKDIAEISKDSTCVGHLDNEKAVCKSTHHNESPVPSSRWPVCLLLFVFVIQDLLTSVLGLINSLVMLLVGPHCLHSSGPCSLLVYLDPCLSVLAVITLMTIVTPQGRRFGLLLLQGIPPHICVSDLGQRIMSVPGVQAVHDLHIWQLTDSLMVASVHVHCHAGFPTHRCADLMLGVTKVLQSVGVSCCTVQPEFVACSASSAGSQGGASPVVEDPSLPPVLACSLACGEACAGSMCCTPVGETKTKEEPEQTPVIENTNQ encoded by the exons ATGACTACGATTagagcagaggaggagtgtggtgggacagacagagggagagatg TTGCAGGTATGAGGGTGCTACACTGGTGCGTACTGGGACTGACCACCCTGCTGTTGGCGTGTGAGGTCACCATCAGTCAGCTGTGCAACTCCCTCATCACCCTGGTGGTCGCGTTCCAGACACTCTTCATCCTCATGTGGATGGCTCTTCCTCCTATTCAAAGTGCAAATGTAAAAAGATCTCAGCCTTCCTCTCTGGACGCAGCTGCGTCTCCTCCACATGCTCCCTCCTCATCATCAGCACTTCCTTCCATCCCGGCCACAGAGTCATCCATCGAACCTTCACGTGTCCTGCAGACAGCCACCGATGAGTCAAGCGTTCCTGTTGAACCTCCCAATCCTCAGCCTAACCACGAAACAGCATCAGTGGTCAACTCTCATGAGCTCATCTCCCCAAATatctctcctccagctctcgTCTGCGGCCTGTCCTACGCTGACAGCAGGTCTGAGGCTTTCGGAGCTTTCTTTAATGTTCTCGTCCTGGCCTCTCTTAGTATGTCATACTTGCTGGAAATCATCGGCTTTTTCATGGATCCTGAACCAGTacagcgccccctgctgctTGTGGTTGTCGGAGCTGTCAGTCTGCTCCATAAAATCTTGGTGCTCGGGCTGAACTGGGATCAGCTGCAGGGCGAAAGGGGCTGGGCCGCCAGGGGGCAAGAGACCGAATGTCACCTTGAAGTCAACCACAAAG CCTTGGCTGAAGAGGAAAACCAGACTGAACCACGGCAAGTCCTGGATGATGTTAGCCAAGTCCAATCTGCTGTGGACGACGTGCTCCACAATGGGGCGCTTGTCCTCTGCAACCCGGGAGCCTCCACTATCCCTGAAACTGACTCTCAGGCCCCAGAGCAACAGCAAGAGGTCCACCCGCACCCAGCAGCTCCACAGGACAGCCAGGACTGTGAAGTAGAGAAGGGCGTTGTGGATTTGAAGGCCTGCAAGTGTGAGAGTCATTCAAAAGACATCGCAGAGATTTCTAAAGACAGTACCTGCGTAGGACATCTCG ACAATGAAAAAGCAGTCTGCAAGTCAACGCATCACAATGAGAGCCCTGTACCAAGCAGCCGGTGGCCAGTCTGTCTCCTTTTATTCGTCTTCGTCATTCAGGACCTGTTAACCTCCGTTCTCGGTCTGATCAACAGCCTGGTGATGCTGCTGGTCGGTCCACACTGCCTCCACAGCTCTGGGCCCTGCAGCCTACTGGTTTACCTGGATCCTTGCCTCTCCGTACTGGCTGTGATTACATTGATGACCATAGTTACGCCACAG GGTCGCAGGTttgggctgctgctgctacaggGCATACCTCCACACATTTGTGTGTCTGATCTTGGACAGAGGATTATGAGTGTGCCTGGAGTGCAGGCCGTGCATGACCTCCACATCTGGCAGCTGACTGATTCATTGATGGTGGCTTCTGTGCATGTGCACTGCCATGCTGGGTTTCCGACACACAG GTGTGCTGATCTGATGTTGGGGGTCACCAAAGTGCTGCAGAGTGTAGGAGTGAGCTGCTGCACCGTACAGCCAGAGTTTGTTGCCTGCTCAGCATCCTCTGCAGGCAGCCAGGGTGGCGCTTCCCCAGTCGTCGAGGACCCCTCCCTGCCTCCTGTCCTGGCCTGCAGCCTGGCCTGTGGAGAGGCCTGTGCTGGGAGTATGTGCTGCACTCCCGTcggggaaacaaaaacaaaggaagagCCTGAACAGACACCGGTGATCGAAAACACCAATCAATGA